Proteins found in one Vespula pensylvanica isolate Volc-1 chromosome 10, ASM1446617v1, whole genome shotgun sequence genomic segment:
- the LOC122632723 gene encoding talin-1 isoform X2 — protein MATLSLRISIPEKNATKMMQFDPSTSVYDACRIIREKLAEASNMGQPKDYGLFFADEDVKKGVWLEPVRNLDYYILRNGDLLEYRRKLRTLRVRMLDGTLKTLLVDDSQPVANLMVVICTKIGITNHDEYSLVRELVDEETENQKPGNFGTLTLKRRKEDKGERDAKMDQLRKKLKTDDEVNWIDPSKTLREQGIDESETVLLRRKFFFSDQNIDSRDPVQLSLLYVQARDAILDGTHPVTQEKACIFAGIQCQIQFGDHKEDKHKPGFLDLKEFLPQSYVKVKGIEKKVFAEHKKHVGLSELDAKVLYTKTARSLSTYGVTFFLVKEKMKGKNKLVPRLLGVTKDSVLRLDEKTKEILKTWPLTTVRRWGASPNTFTLDFGDYSDQYYSVQTTEAEQILQLIAGYIDIILKKQKGKDHFGIEGDEGSTMVEDSVSPLKATIMQHETSNVGKGNVEAVSVAIPAVIRAGGDGARPYGTGHMGGAQYTTVSGQVNIAHAPPMVQQTKVTSVLSEPQRALLSTITAGHEVINIAETELSCKAQLPELGTDPASLKWIEQTIDTHKQNVGSQIAAMNAATAQVVTLTSGPADDVDHTAVGAAITTIATNLPEMTKGVRMIAALMEDESSGERLLDAARKLCSAFSDLLKATEPETKEPRQNLLNAASRVGEASHQVLTTIGEENDSNRELQDMLLALAKAVANTTAALVLKAKNIAATCEDSATQNRVISAATQCALATSQLVACAKVVAPTLHSPACQTQLMNAVREVTKAVEGLVEVCNETCNDENLLKELSTAASEVSRTLNDLLNHIKTATRGERAKESIQEGAVETILVATDKLFASTGDAGEMVRQARVVGQATAQLIQSIKGEAEKQSDPEQQRRLLAAAKILADATAKMVEAARQCTSSPHDAKMQDQLRQAAEELRTATTVAATPALRRKLIVRLEACAKQAASTATQCIAASSGAVHHNTNHASQEELNVECRLMAQHIPHLVAGVKGTQAQPDNPTAQLNLINAAEQFLQPGTAVIKAARAVLPTVTDQASAMQLNNTSQQLGSSLADLRSAVTRAREACGGLELDAAEELINSLKDELKEFYQAVEAASLRPLPEETTESTALRLGSTSKNVGYAMAQLLSAAKQGNENYTGSAARETASALKDLTYAVRGVAATSNQPETQKKVLMTADDVILRSLHLVQEARRALKNPDNPENEANLAAVAKDVSHSLNKCVSCLPGQRDVDDAIRTIDDMSQVLNMNEFPHTDKNYGQLQNDLNNAAANLNDASSNVVSSVRSPVQLASSSKQFSNAFGDLLGVGMEMASQTTVETRSQMVVSLKNVSMTSSKLLTTAKSVAADPSAPNAKNQLSAAARAVTDSINYLVDVCTSAAPGQNECDNAIRNIQSMASLLDNPSEPISDASYFECLEIVMEKSKSLGDGMTGIANHAKKSEHEQFSVAVRGVSSSICGLIEAAAQAAYLVGVSDPTSVAGKPGLVDQAQFLRAAQAIHTGCQSLGNPTSTQQQVLSAATMIAKHTSALCNACRQASSKTSNPVAKRHFVQSAKDVANSTASLVKEIKALDQNYSEINREKCAEATKPLLEAVDNLCTFASSPEFASQPAKISVAARAAQEPITSAGKAIIGGSCAMVQVAKSLAISPKDPPTWQLLANNSKNVSDSIKSLVASIRDKAPGQKECEAAIEKLSARIRELDTASLSAVSQALVPRRDNTVQGFTDQMESSASELREKLEPLRNAAKYEAENVGHSVNQVALYCEPLVSCAIGAASNMVHSKQQMVLLDQTKTVAESALQLIYVTKESGGNPNATSLHAEVDETVESMKDALHELQNTLETISTSNGIVTGLIDTISRAMVRLEDHRMSTIDTVDSYVDYQTRMVEAAKEIARLAQEMSTKSSTDVARLGPLAVDISHKYTQLARDTSGASAAASNADVSTRLRTGVQELGQTCIDIVRAAGTCQMSLGDVYTQREVAEHSKIVTEKVSQVLAALQAGSRGTQACINAASTVSGIIGDLDTTIMFATAGTLHAENEGDTFADHRENILKTAKALVEDTKTLVAGAASSQEQLAVAAQNAVSTIVQLAEVVKYGAASLGSQNPEAQVMLINAVKDVASALGDLIHATKAASGKPINDPSMAHLKDSAKVLEQQLQQQFVPLSDFGGSDSDWFVSDQEEELIRLLSVSENNQPAQPTSDLVLLM, from the exons ATGGCCACATTATCTTTACGGATCTCCATTCCGGAGAAAAATGCAACGAAGATGATGCAATTTGATCCAAGTACGTCAGTTTATGATGCCTGTCGTATAATACGAGAAAAATTAGCAGAGGCCAGTAATATGGGACAAC cCAAGGATTATGGACTTTTTTTTGCCGACGAGGACGTAAAGAAAGGTGTTTGGCTCGAACCAGTAAGGAATctcgattattatatcttacgaAACGGTGATCTTTTGGAATATCGTCGTAAACTTCGTACTCTGAGAGTACGAATGTTGGATGGTACATTGAAAACATTGTTGGTAGACGATAGTCAACCTGTCGCTAATCTTATGGTAGTCATATGCACGAAAATTGGGATTACAAATCACGACGAGTATTCTCTTGTACGCGAGCTCGTTGACGAAGAAACGGAAAATCAAAAACCTGGTAACTTTGGTACTTTAACgttgaagagaagaaaggaggacaAAGGTGAGAGAGATGCTAAGATGGATCAATTGAGGAAGAAACTTAAAACCGACGACGAAG TTAATTGGATAGATCCAAGTAAGACTCTTCGTGAGCAAGGTATCGACGAATCGGAAACGGTattattaagaagaaaatttttcttctctgatCAGAACATCGACAGTCGAGATCCGGTGCAATTGTCACTTTTATACGTACAAGCAAGGGATGCGATTTTGGATGGTACACATCCGGTTACACAAGAGAAAGCTTGCATCTTCGCTGGTATCCAATGTCAAATACAATTCGGTGATCACAAGGAGGACAAACACAAGCCAGGTTTTTTGGA CTTGAAAGAATTCTTACCGCAATCTTACGTGAAAGTAAAGGGTATCGAGAAGAAGGTATTTGCCGAGCATAAGAAACACGTTGGCTTGTCCGAACTCGATGCTAAAGTTTTGTACACGAAAACGGCTAGATCATTGAGCACATACGGTGTCACGTTCTTTTTGGTAAAGGAAAAGATGAAGGGTAAAAATAAACTTGTACCAAGATTGCTCGGTGTAACGAAGGATTCAGTTTTACGATTAGACGAGAAGaccaaagaaatattaaaaacgtgGCCATTGACAACCGTCCGACGTTGGGGTGCTTCCCCGAATACGTTCACCCTTGATTTCGGAGATTATTCCGATCAATATTACAGCGTACAAACTACCGAGGCAGAACAAATCTTACAATTGATCGCTGGTTACATAGATATCATATTGAAGAAGCAAAAGGGTAAAGATCATTTTGGTATCGAAGGGGACGAAGGATCAACTATGGTCGAGGATAGTGTATCACCTTTAAA AGCGACAATTATGCAACACGAGACTAGTAACGTTGGAAAGGGAAATGTTGAAGCTGTTTCCGTCGCAATACCCGCAGTTATAAGAGCAGGTGGTGATG gGGCTCGACCATATGGGACAGGTCACATGGGTGGTGCTCAATACACGACCGTCAGCGGACAAGTCAACATCGCACATGCTCCGCCAATG gTGCAACAAACAAAAGTTACATCCGTCCTGTCGGAACCACAGCGTGCCTTACTTTCGACGATAACAGCCGGTCACGAGGTGATCAATATCGCAGAAACGGAACTCTCTTGCAAAGCACAATTACCGGAACTCGGTACCGATCCAGCATCCCTAAAATGGATCGAACAGACCATAGATACGCACAAACAAAATGTTGGCTCTCAGATAGCAGCGATGAACGCAGCTACGGCACAAGTAGTAACGTTGACTTCGGGTCCAGCGGATGACGTCGATCATACGGCCGTAGGTGCAGCGATAACAACCATAGCCACGAATCTTCCTGAAATGACAAAAGGTGTTAGAATGATAGCAGCTTTGATGGAGGATGAATCATCTGGAGAACGTTTACTCGATGCAGCTAGAAAATTATGTTCCGCTTTCTCAGATCTACTGAAAGCGACGGAACCAGAAACTAAAGAG CCAAGGCAGAACTTGTTGAACGCTGCATCACGGGTTGGCGAAGCGTCGCATCAAGTATTGACAACGATCGGCGAGGAAAACGATTCAAATCGGGAATTACAGGATATGTTGCTCGCATTAGCGAAAGCTGTAGCGAACACGACTGCCGCGTTGGTATTAAAAGCTAAGAACATAGCGGCTACCTGCGAGGATTCGGCTACGCAGAACAGAGTAATATCAGCGGCCACGCAATGTGCGTTAGCTACGTCCCAATTGGTAGCTTGTGCGAAAGTGGTAGCACCGACTTTGCACTCGCCCGCTTGTCAAACGCAGTTGATGAACGCCGTGAGAGAGGTAACGAAAGCTGTCGAGGGTTTGGTCGAGGTCTGTAACGAGACCTGTAACGATGAAAACTTATTGAAAGAATTGAGTACGGCAGCGAGCGAAGTCAGCAGAACGTTGAACGATCTTTTGAATCATATTAAAACAGCTACCAGAGGCGAACGTGCGAAGGAATCTATTCAAGAGGGTGCGGTCGAAACGATTCTCGTAGCGACGGATAAACTTTTCGCTAGTACAGGAGACGCCGGTGAAATGGTCAGACAGGCTAGAGTAGTTGGACAAGCTACAGCGCAATTGATTCAAAGTATCAAAGGTGAAGCTGAGAAACAGTCCGATCCGGAACAACAGCGACGTCTGTTAGCAGCCGCTAAGATATTGGCCGATGCTACAGCGAAAATGGTAGAAGCCGCTAGACAATGTACGAGCAGTCCGCACGACGCTAAGATGCAAGATCAGCTTAGACAAGCTGCCGAGGAATTAAGAACGGCTACAACGGTAGCCGCTACTCCGGCATTGCGTAGAAAATTGATCGTACGTTTGGAGGCTTGCGCGAAACAAGCCGCATCGACGGCAACTCAATGCATCGCTGCTTCTTCCGGTGCTGTACACCACAACACGAATCACGCGAGTCAGGAGGAATTGAACGTAGAGTGTAGATTGATGGCTCAACACATACCGCATTTAGTCGCTGGAGTAAAAGGGACCCAGGCTCAACCGGACAATCCTACCGCACAACTTAATCTGATTAATGCCGCGGAACAATTTTTACAACCGGGCACTGCCGTAATCAAAGCTGCCAGGGCTGTTTTGCCTACAGTAACCGATCAGGCATCAGCAATGCAATTGAATAATACGTCTCAACAACTTGGTTCCTCGTTGGCCGATTTAAGATCGGCCGTAACACGAGCTAGAGAAGCTTGCGGTGGATTAGAATTAGATGCTGCCgaagaattaattaacagTTTAAAGGACGAATTGAAAGAGTTCTATCAAGCTGTAGAAGCTGCCTCTTTGAGGCCATTGCCCGAGGAAACTACGGAATCTACGGCTTTACGACTTGGCTCGACATCCAAGAATGTTGGATATGCTATGGCACAATTGCTGTCAGCTGCTAAACaaggaaacgaaaattatACCGGAAGTGCCGCTAGAGAAACTGCGTCGGCACTTAAAGATCTTACGTATGCTGTACGCGGTGTCGCCGCTACGTCTAATCAACCAGAGACGCAAAAGAAAGTGTTGATGACCGCCGACGACGTAATTCTCCGATCTCTACATCTTGTCCAAGAGGCCAGGCGAGCATTGAAGAATCCAGACAACCCAGAAAATGAAGCGAACTTAGCTGCCGTCGCCAAAGACGTATCGCACTCCTTGAACAAATGTGTCTCTTGTCTGCCTGGTCAGAGAGACGTAGACGATGCTATTCGCACGATAGACGACATGAGTCAAGTTCTTAATATGAATGAGTTCCCGCACACCGATAAGAATTATGG acAATTGCAGAATGACCTCAACAATGCGGCTGCCAACTTGAACGACGCCTCTTCGAACGTCGTCTCTTCGGTTCGTTCACCTGTACAATTGGCAAGTTCTtcaaaacaattttcaaatgCTTTCGGAGATCTATTGGGCGTTGGTATGGAAATGGCAAGTCAAACCACGGTAGAAACCAGAAGTCAGATGGTggtttctttgaaaaatgttaGCATGACGTCCAGTAAGCTTCTCACAACAGCCAAGTCAGTAGCCGCCGATCCTAGCGCGCCAAATGCCAAGAATCAACTTTCTGCTGCTGCACGAGCAGTGACAGATTCAATCAATTACTTAGTCGATGTCTGTACATCAGCAGCACCAGGACAAAATGAATGCGATAACGCTATAAGAAACATTCAATCGATGGCATCTCTTTTGGATAATCCTAGCGAACCTATATCCGATGCGTCGTACTTCGAGTGTTTGGAAATTGTTATGGAGAAGAGTAAAAGTCTCGGAGATGGTATGACGGGTATCGCGAATCATGCAAAGAAATCGGAACACGAACAGTTTTCGGTAGCCGTTAGAGGAGTCTCATCATCGATTTGCGGATTAATTGAAGCCGCTGCTCAAGCGGCGTATTTGGTAGGTGTTAGCGATCCTACATCGGTAGCTGGAAAACCTGGTCTCGTAGATCAAGCACAATTCCTGAGAGCCGCTCAAGCGATTCACACTGGTTGTCAGAGTCTTGGTAATCCAACGAGTACTCAACAGCAGGTATTATCGGCGGCTACGATGATAGCCAAACATACCAGTGCATTGTGCAATGCTTGCCGTCAAGCATCTAGTAAAACCAGTAATCCAGTTGCCAAACGTCACTTCGTACAATCGGCAAAGGACGTAGCGAATTCAACCGCTTCCttggtaaaagaaataaaggcaCTCGATCAGAACTATTCCGAGATAAATCGTGAGAAATGTGCGGAAGCGACGAAGCCCCTTTTGGAGGCTGTCGACAATCTTTGCACGTTCGCGAGTTCCCCGGAATTCGCTAGTCAACCGGCTAAAATATCCGTCGCGGCTAGGGCAGCTCAGGAGCCTATAACGAGCGCTGGAAAAGCTATTATCGGTGGTTCCTGCGCGATGGTACAAGTTGCGAAAAGTTTGGCCATATCGCCGAAAGATCCGCCAACCTGGCAACTGTTAGCCAACAACAGCAAAAACGTAAGCGACTCGATCAAGTCGTTGGTCGCATCGATACGTGACAAAGCGCCAGGACAAAAGGAATGCGAGGCTGCGATAGAAAAGCTTTCAGCTAGAATCCGTGAACTGGATACGGCCTCTCTCAGTGCCGTTTCACAGGCCCTTGTACCAAGACGCGATAACACTGTACAAGGTTTCACCGATCAAATGGAGAGTAGCGCGAGCGAATTGCGAGAGAAATTGGAACCGTTGCGTAACGCTGCGAAATACGAAGCCGAAAATGTCGGACATTCCGTTAATCAAGTTGCATTGTACTGCGAGCCCTTGGTATCATGCGCTATTGGTGCCGCATCTAACATGGTACATTCGAAACAACAAATGGTATTGCTCGATCAGACCAAGACGGTAGCAGAATCAGCTTTACAATTGATATACGTTACCAAAGAATCGGGTGGAAATCCTAACGCAACATCTCTTCACGCGGAAGTGGACGAAACCGTCGAATCAATGAAAGACGCGTTACACGAGTTACAAAACACATTGGAAACAATATCAACGTCTAATGGAATTGTTACAGGCTTGATCGATACCATCTCACGAGCTATGGTCAGGCTAGAGGATCATAGAATGTCTACGATCGATACGGTCGACTCTTATGTCGATTATCAAACGAGGATGGTCGAGGCGGCTAAAGAAATCGCAAGACTCGCACAGGAAATG TCGACGAAATCTAGTACGGACGTAGCCAGATTGGGACCGCTTGCAGTAGATATTTCTCACAAATATACACAGCTCGCCCGAGACACTTCAGGTGCATCGGCCGCGGCCTCGAACGCTGACGTTTCAACTAGATTAAGAACCGGTGTTCAAGAACTTGGGCAGACCTGTATCGACATAGTACGCGCAGCTGGAACCTGTCAAATGTCACTCGGTGACGTCTACACGCAACGGGAGGTAGCCGAACACAGTAAGATCGTCACGGAGAAGGTCTCTCAAGTTTTGGCCGCTCTGCAAGCTGGTTCGCGCGGTACGCAGGCATGTATCAATGCTGCGAGTACGGTATCCGGTATAATCGGTGACCTTGACACAACCATCATGTTCGCTACCGCTGGAACTCTGCACGCGGAGAACGAAGGTGACACGTTCGCCGATCATCGCGAAAACATATTGAAGACTGCTAAAGCTTTGGTGGAAGATACGAAAACGTTGGTTGCTGGTGCTGCTTCTTCGCAAGAACAATTAGCCGTAGCTGCACAAAATGCTGTCTCGACGATCGTACAACTCGCCGAAGTAGTGAAATACGGTGCTGCCAGTCTTGGTAGTCAAAATCCCGAGGCACAGGTTATGCTTATCAACGCTGTTAAAGATGTAGCCTCCGCGTTAGGCGATCTCATACACGCGACCAAAGCTGCAAGTGGCAAACCCATCAACGATCCCAGCATGGCACATTTAAAGGATTCCGCGAAG GTCTTAGAACAACAGCTGCAGCAACAATTCGTGCCTCTGAGTGACTTCGGCGGTTCGGATTCCGATTGGTTCGTGTCCGACCAAGAAGAGGAACTGATACGTCTGCTATCCGTCTCCGAGAACAATCAACCGGCTCAACCAACCTCCGATTTAGTGTTACTAATGTAG